The DNA segment TGTCAATCAGTAAATATCGAGGAGGCTTTGGGTCCTCTAGTGGTTGGGTATGGTAGCGTAAGCATATCTCGGCACAAGGTTGGAGCTCAGGTTAGCATTGCCAATGACAAATGGCTGATAAACTATTCAGACCAAAATTTCTTACTGGGTAACTCAGATCTGTCAGTGAGAAATGATTAGAAATGGAGCAACCGCAAACCAGAGATATCCAAAGATAATCTACAGTGGAGGTGTAAGATAATATTCAAACATGATAATAAAAAATGTCAGATCTAATCTCGATTTCTACAATTAAATGTTCGAACCTGTGAATCTTTTTTTCGGGTCAGGCATTGAGACCGCTGCCTTCACAACCGGCAACTCCTGCCAATTTGTTGTATAAGCTGGTGACTTCCGAGTCTGTTGCATTGACCACGGTTTATCCGTGTCCTCGGTCATTCCATATTGAATAGTACTCCGCCCCCATTTGTCGTTAATCTTATCCAATGCCGCCATGAGGGGCTTGTCTTCTTTCACTGGAATAGCCGGCGAAAATAAATCCTGCTGCTTATATCCCTGTTTGACGATACCGGCAAGCATGATACCCGCTTTTCGATAACGATAACTAGGTCGGTATATAGATTTGAGACATCGTAACGCCGCTTCGATGAGATCCGGCGTGGATGACGTTGGTCTTCGTAGACTGATTGTCAGATTGTTCGAATAGTTCGATTGCTCGTCAAAGGGTCCGGTGGTGATATACAAATTAATTGTATCTGCTTCGACTGCTTGTTTTCGGAGTTTCTCGGCTGCCATTGAGACAAAACTGATGACCGCTTCTCGAAGATTCTCGATATCCGCAATCGGATGTCCAAAGCTTCGAGATGTGATAATTGACTTGGGACATGGCGGGGCCTTCTCAAGTGAGATGCAGGGGATCTCGTTCAGTTCCATCACAGTTCGGGCACCGACAACGGTCAACTGCTTCCTTATCCACGATTCATCGGCACTTTTAAGATCAAGTGCGGTGTAAATACCTCGTCCTATCAGCTTTTCAGCATGCTTTCGACCAATTCCCCAAATATCACCGACTTCCGTCTCCTGTAAAACCTGGTCGATTTGACTGTTCTCAACGAGGTCAAAGACACCTTGATACTGTGGATGCTTCTTCGCGATCCTATTAGCGATCTTTGCCAGCGTTTTTGTCGTGGCAATACCGATGGAAACTGGAATACCAACGAGTTTTCTCACTCTCTCTCGAAGTTCGGCAACATATTCAAGCCGGTTCCAGATTTTATTCATCGGGAGCGTCAGGAACGCCTCATCTATCGAATACACCTCCACATTACATTCCATCTGTCGAATCACATCCATGACTCGGTGCGAAAGATCTCCATATAATGCGTAGTTCGATGAAAAAACAT comes from the Desulforhopalus sp. genome and includes:
- a CDS encoding Y-family DNA polymerase, coding for MPPKIKRVFALIDCNNFYASCERLFRPDLIGKPVVILSNNDGCIVARSNEAKALGISMGAPLFKMKHLIAKHGVHVFSSNYALYGDLSHRVMDVIRQMECNVEVYSIDEAFLTLPMNKIWNRLEYVAELRERVRKLVGIPVSIGIATTKTLAKIANRIAKKHPQYQGVFDLVENSQIDQVLQETEVGDIWGIGRKHAEKLIGRGIYTALDLKSADESWIRKQLTVVGARTVMELNEIPCISLEKAPPCPKSIITSRSFGHPIADIENLREAVISFVSMAAEKLRKQAVEADTINLYITTGPFDEQSNYSNNLTISLRRPTSSTPDLIEAALRCLKSIYRPSYRYRKAGIMLAGIVKQGYKQQDLFSPAIPVKEDKPLMAALDKINDKWGRSTIQYGMTEDTDKPWSMQQTRKSPAYTTNWQELPVVKAAVSMPDPKKRFTGSNI